The Pectobacterium carotovorum genomic sequence CCATTGGTGCCCTGAATGGTGATCCCTTTGGTAAACTCTTTGACTTCTACGCCGCGCGCGTCCTTACTCCACTGACCGCAGATATTTTTTTCGGCCGCTTTGATTAGCGAGTCTTCATTACCGTTATAGGTGATGATAAGCGGATACGCACCGCCTTTAACTTTCTTGCCTTTTGAATCCACTTTTGCGGCTTCAATGATATCCACAATTTCTTTCAGAGAACGTGCGGTCTTTTTTACGGCACCGGAAACTTCTCCACCATCCGTGGTGGCATAACCGCCCGTATTTGCGGCCATGGCTGGCTGAGCAGCGAACAGTAACAATCCGGCAGCTGCCGTAGGCAATAGGTATTTCATTATAACTGTCTCCTTGGAATATAATTTCATGGGCATTTATTGCTCCGTATGCCCGATGTAACAGGTATACCCGTTATTCTTCAAATTGCATGTACGTTGGCTACGTTCAGTCACCCGAATCACTTACTTGAGTAAGCTCATCGGGACTCCTTCTCTTGCCGCCTTCCTGAAATTCGAATTATTTAGGGTATACACATTTTTCAACAAAAATGAATCTCAATTTTGATGAAAAACCAAGGGGAGTGTGGTCAAAAAATAAGATCAGTTCAAGGGTGAAATGTTAAATGTATCATGGATGAAACATTTTGTAATACTGATGATTGAATAATTCGGGTTTTATAGGAAACACCATTCTTTTAAAAGAATAGAAAATCAGTAAGTTATTTTATTAACGGGCGAGAGTTTCATTCTGGTTTCTTGATTTATTGGTTTTTAGTTCGCGATTTTTCTGGCGATAATTGTTACAACTAACGTAAAGATTCATCCTAAGTCAAAATATACTATCACAGGTGTATTCAATATTTTTGCGTTATGAGTTAATTCTATATTGAATTTTAGTTTGTTAAAAAATAATTATTATTAATCGCTATATTATTAATTTTTATATAGTGTGCCTGTACACGATAGGAAAGAAAATAGACTTCACTGACCACACCTTATAGTGGAGGAATGATTATCAGCACGGAGCCTGTTGCTGTGAAGGTCGCACTGGCAATCTTGCCCAGGTTCCTTAAAAAATGAGCGAGCCCAAATCACTCGCTCACAGAGAACCCGGCGCAGAGTGAATGCGCCGGGTTTAATGCACTTATTTACAGTTAGCGGCTGTCAGTACTGCCAGGTTTTTACCTACGCCAGCGTAGCTTGCCAGTTTATCCTTCACGCACTGTGCGGATACTGGTGAGTAGCTATACGGGAGGGCAGGGAATTTGCCGGTGCTCTTCCAGTCATCCGCATTGATGTGTGGTGTGGATGGCTTACCCCAGGTGATGTTGTATTTAGAAAAATCAGATGGACTGGTAATGTTGTTGTTACGCAGTTCCCAGGTACCGAAGTTAGAGTCATCGTTACGTGCGGTCACTGGGTTGAGCGCATTTTCGAACCAGTTGCTTTCGATCAGTGCAATCCCTTTCTGACGAACGTTAAAGCCTGAACTTTTGATGCCATCATACAGGTTGTTGTACGCGTGAACCTGACCACCACGTTGCAGCGGCAGACGTGAGTTAACATCGCTGTAAATGTTGTGATGGTAAGTCAGGTTACGGCCCGTATCTGTGTTGCTTGAACCGCTCAGGCCCACTTTTTTCACGCCATGGATGTAGTTATATGACACCGTGACATTGGTTGAGGCTTTCTTGATATCGACAGCCGATTCAAAAGTGGTGTCGTTGTCTGGCGTACCGGCGCATTCGAAGTTCTTGGCGAAGATCTCGTTGTGATCGATCCAGACGTTCGGTGAGTTATCAATACGGATAGCATCGCCATCTTTTGCGCCACCCGGCATATAGCCGAAGCGCATGTTACGCACGACAACGTTGGAAGAGTTTACAATCCAGATACCGAAGTTAGCGGAAGAACCGTTGGTCCCGAGGATGGTGATGCCCTTGGTGAACTCTTTGATTTCCACACCGCGTGGATCTTTGCTCCACTGGCCGCAGATGTTAGCTTCGGCGGCTTTGATTAGCGCATCTTCATTACCGTTGTAGGTAATAACAAGCGGGTAGGCTCCACCTTTGACCGCTTTACCACTTGAGTCTTTTTTCGCAGCCTCAATGATATCGACGATCTCTTGCAGAGAACGCGCTGTCTTTTTCACTGCACCGGAAATGTCGCCGCCGTCCGTGGTGGCATAACCCCCCGTATTTGCCGCCATTGTAGGTTGGGCAGCAAGCAGCAACAGCCCAGCGGCTGCAGAAGGCAGTAGGTATTTCATTGTGTACTCTCCTTGACATAGATTTTTTTGGGTATTTATCACTACACACCCTGTGTAATAAAAAAGGCTGTTTCAACAAAAATGAAATTAAGGTTTGTCTATAAAGCCGAGATAAGTGTTAACAGAAAAAATAAACAATGCAAGATGGGGCGTTAAATATATTAGTTAAATAAAATGGGACAGCTTGGCGGATTTGTGTTTATTACTTTTAAATAGAAACTGATTTCTATTTAAATTATTTTAATTCAATTAGTTATATCTTTTAACTCGCGTTGTTTCAATATGGATTCTTTATTTTTTACCCATTTTTTATGTGGGATTTATTCACCTGACAGACAACTGTGATCGCCGTCAAAAGTTAAAAATAAACATCGATTATAAAAACAACCCATGGTCTTTTATGCCCGATGAAAAAAACGTAATTAATTCATAAGGAATTTTTGTTTATTATTTTTTTTGTTAAAAATGATTTCAAAGAAATCGTTTTCTATAGGAATGAATAATAAATATTACCTATTAATAAAGATGTTTATTACAGAAATAAATCATTTATGATCGATATAATTATTATCATGCTAATTTATTGCGTAGGGATGGCGAACCTTTTGTCTTTACTGATGACAAGGGCTGGGTGCCTGACACGAATTTCATGTATGTTAGTACGGCTTTCCTGACTAACTGTGCAATAACTATGCTGCTAATTATCGATAACTACGACTCCTTTACCTACAACCTTTACCAATACTTTTGTGAGCTTGGCGCGCAGGTTGTGGTGAAGCGTAATGATGAACTGACGCTGCGTGAGATTGAACAGCTTGCGCCTGAGCGATTGGTCATTTCACCGGGCCCTTGTACGCCGGATGAGGCGGGCATTTCACTGGCTGCAATCCGCCACTTCGCCGATAAATTGCCTATTCTGGGCGTGTGCCTTGGTCATCAGGCGATGGGGCAAGCGTTCGGCGCACGCGTGGTGCGGGCACGACAGGTCATGCATGGGAAAACGTCTGCGATTGCGCATAGCGACACGGGGGTTTTCACGGGGTTGGCTCAGCCGTTGACGGTTACCCGCTACCATTCACTCATTATTGATTCCGCCTCGTTACCTGATTGCTTTGAGATCACGGCCTGGAGCGAATCGGAAGGAAAACGTGACGAGATTATGGGAATCCGCCATCGCGTATTGCCGCTGGAGGGGGTGCAGTTTCACCCAGAGAGCATTCTCAGCCAGCAAGGTCATCAACTTTTGGATAATTTCCTTAAAATTTAGCCATATAGAGAGTTATTCTCTCCAATAACCGATTTAATATTGCCTGTGATTGATTTTTTATGCATATTTATTGACTATATTTTCATTCCGACATGATGGACAGCAGAGTGAGGCAGCAAATGGCAGCAGAGCAGAAAGCAGTGACACGGGATACTCACGATAAAGTGATTTTGCCAGTTTATGCACCCGCGAAGTTTGTACCCGTTAAAGGTAAAGGGAGCCGCGTCTGGGATCAGGACGGCCGCGAGTATATTGATTTCTCCGGTGGCATTGCGGTTACGGCACTGGGTCACTGCCATCCTGCGCTGGTGAACGCATTGCAGCAACAGGGTGAAAAGCTGTGGCACACCAGCAATATTTTCACCAACGAACCTGCGCTACGCCTCGCCAGTAAACTGATTGATGCCACTTTTGCCGATCGCGTGTTCTTTGTTAACTCCGGCGCTGAAGCTAACGAAGCGGCATTTAAGCTGGCACGTCACTATGCGGTTAAACGTCATAGCCCGTATAAAACCAAGATCATCGCCTTCTACAATGCATTCCATGGTCGGACGCTGTTCACCGTCTCGGTTGGCGGACAGCCTAAATATGCCGATGGCTTCGGGCCTAAGCCTGCGGATATTGTCCATGTTCCTTTCAACGATCTGGCTGCGGTCAAAGCAGTGATGGACGATCACACCTGCGCAGTCGTGCTGGAGCCGATTCAGGGCGAGGGCGGTATTACGCCTGCTACGCCTGAGTTTTTGCAAGGCGTTCGCGATCTGTGCGATCAGCATAAGGCGCTGCTGGTGTTTGATGAAGTGCAGAGCGGGATGGGGCGTACTGGCAAACTATTCAGCTACATGCACTACGGTATTACGCCGGATATCCTCACCACCGCTAAAGCGCTGGGTGGCGGCTTCCCGATTAGCGCGATGCTGACGACGGAAGAGATCGCTTCTGTGATGACGGTTGGGGTACACGGCACCACCTATGGCGGTAACCCGCTTGCCTGTGCGGTGGCGGAAGCCGCGCTGGATATCATTAACACACCGGAAGTGCTGTCAGGCGTGGCGAATCGGCACGATCGCTTTGTTAGTGAACTGGAGAAAATCAACCAGCAGTACGGCGTATTCGAGCAGGTTCGCGGTATGGGGCTCCTGCTGGGGGCAGAACTGAAACCGCAGTGGCATGGCCGCGCAGGCGAGTTTCTGGCTGCTGCAACGGCTCAGGGTCTGATGGTGCTGATGGCTGGGCCGAACGTAATTCGCTTTGTGCCGTCTTTGATCATTGATGAAGACGATATTGTGCAGGGGATGGATAAGTTCGCCAAAGCCGTCGCGCAGGTCGTTAACGCAGCAAACTGAGTGGCGTTCTTAAAAGCGCAGCGATAAAAAAACGTAGGGAACGTTTTTCAACGTCGCTTGCGACGGCCCGAAGGGTGGCGAGCAGGAAGCTCGCCATAAAAAAAAGCGTGAGGCCGAGGCTTCACGCTTTTTTATTGGTAGGGTACAGCGACAGGGATTTAGCGAGTGCCGTAAACGACAATCGTTTTACCGTGCGCAGAGATCAGGTTCTGGTCTTCTAACATTTTCAGAATGCGACCCACGGTTTCACGCGAGCAGCCAACGATTTGCCCAATTTCCTGACGGGTAATTTTTATTTGCATGCCATCTGGATGCGTCATGGCATCAGGTTGTTTGGCCAGGTTGAGTAGAGTTTGAGCAATACGGCCGGTCACATCAAGGAAGGCGAGGTTGCCGACTTTCTCTGAGGTAACCTGGAGTCTGCTTGCCATTTGCGCAGACAGACGCATGAGGATATCTGGGTTAACCTGGATGAGCTGGCGGAATTTTTTATAGGAAATTTCAGCCACTTCACAGGCGGTTTTTGCCCGAACCCAGGCGCTGCGTTCCTGACCTTCTTCAAACAGGCCGAGCTCGCCGATAAAATCGCCCTGATTGAGGTAGGAAAGAATCATTTCCTTGCCTTCTTCATCTTTGATTAGCACTGCGACAGAGCCTTTCACGATGTAGTAAAGCGTTTCTGCTTTTTCACCTTGGTGAATCAGCGTGCTCTTCGATGGATACTTATGGATATGACAATGGGAAAGGAACCATTCGAGAGTTGGGTCTGTTTGCGGTTTGCCGAGAACCATTCGCTATCATCCTCTGTTGTAATTCACTGCGCAAATTACAGGGGTCAGAGTTCCCTGTACGGCGTGTTTAACTGCTAAAAAAATAAAATTCAGTCTAGGCAGAATGACGTCAGGGAATATACTGGAACCACTGTACCCTTGATTTTCCGGTTGCTGCCTTGCCGCATCGTAAACGTGGCTGGGTATATCTGGCCACGCAATCATCTTCTTCGTTTCTGGGTTTGTCCAGAAAAGGTCTATTCTATTTTCGTTTTAACACAGCTTTAAGGACGTGTCTTGTGTTGTCTCGCTTCAGCATGACAAAGCTCTGATTAACGCTGGTTTTTGTACAGTAACGGTATAAATTTTCAAAAAATTTTTAGTGGAGAGGCACCATGCAGGCACGGGTAAAATGGGTTGAAGGCTTAACGTTTTTGGGCGAATCCGCGTCAGGGCACCAGATCTTGATGGACGGTAATTCCGGTGATAAAGCGCCCAGTCCGATGGAGATGGTGTTGATGTCTGTGGGGGGATGCAGCGCGATTGATGTCGTGTCGATTCTGCAAAAAGGCCGCAACGATGTGGCGGACTGTGAAGTGAAGTTGACGTCAGAGCGCCGGTCTGAAGCGCCGCGTTTATTTACCCATATCAATCTGCATTTTATCGTGACGGGAAAAGGGCTGACCGACAAAGCCGTTGAGCGAGCTGTCGCACTATCAGCGGAAAAATACTGCTCTGTGGCACTGATGCTAGGCAAAGCCGTTGAGGTAACGCACAGCCACGAAATTAGAGTGCTGGAATAATCCCTTTCTCTGAGCACTCATTCTGGTCACTTAAGCCTGTTATTAGGGGAAACACAGGGGGAGATTCCCGTCGGGAGGCCTCACCCCTGTGGTCGCCCCGTATATCTTGATGCTTATTCGATGGTTTTCCCTTCAATTAACCGCTGCACCAGCGGTGCCATGATGAGCTCCATCGCCAGCCCCATTTTCCCGCCGGGAACGACCAGCGTGTTGATGTGGGAGATAAACGATCCCTGCAACATGGCGAGCAGATAGGGATAATCAATATTATCCAACCCCTGAAAGTGAATGACGACGAAGCTTTCATCCAGCGAGGGAATCGACTTGGCAGCAAACGGGTTGGAGGTGTCCACGGTGGGCACGCGCTGGAAGTTGATGTGCGTACGAGAGAACTGCGGAGTGATGTAGGTGATGTAGTCTTCCATTGAGCGGACGACGGAATCCATGACCGCTTCACGCGAGTGACCGCGTTCATTGACGTCACGAATCAGCTTTTGGATCCATTCCAGGTTGACGATCGGCACCACGCCGACGAGCAAATCTACATGCTGTGCCACGTCGTTTTGGTCGGTGACCACGCCACCGTGCAGCCCTTCATAAAACAGGATGTCGGTGGGTTCCGGCATCGGCTCCCACGGCGTGAATGTCCCGGGAACCTGATTATAGGGAATCGCTTCATCGTAAGTATGAAGGTATTTACGCGTCTGACCGCGGCCGTGCAGGCCATATTCGATAAACGACTGCTCCAGCAGACTGAAATCATTCGCTTCTGGGCCGAAGTAGCTGATGTGGCGCCCTAAATCACGCGCTTTGCGAATGGCCATATCCATTTCCGGGCGGGTATAGCGGTGAAAGCTGTCTCCTTCCAACTGGGCGGCGCGCAGGTCAAGCTGTTGAAAAATCTTACGGAAGGCCAGGCTGGTTGTCGTTGTTCCCGCCCCACTGGAGCCGGTAACCGCAATAATCGGATGCTGATGTGACATAAGGCGCGTAACTCCGTGATCGCGATGCCCGCGTAGACCGAAGGCCTGCGCACATCCTAAAAAAAGACGTAATTGTCATCATTGTTAGCATGTTTGGCGCGTTCTTTCACGCCTTTCGGCGTGTTCAATAAGGGGCATGTCCTCCGGAATTGAGCTGGTTACGCGGCATGATATTGAGGGTTTCATGTAACTCAGACCACACCAACACCACCTCACCAGATTGGAGTTGGCCGCGAATATCTTCCACTTTCTGCGCCAGCGACCGCTCCTGTTCGCCGTAATCGGTGCCTTCCCGCAGGACGAAAGATTCGATGATGTTATCCAGCGTTTCTGGATCGAGCTGTTGCCAGGGAATAATCACGCTATGTTTCCTGAATAAAAAGTTCCTGAATAAAAGGATTCCTGAGTAAGAAGGGCTCCTGAAGAAGAATCGGTGGCGTGGTCCAAAAATGGGCTAAGCCAGTTGGGAATGCGCTGTTCCAGCCACATTTCCGGTTTCAGCAACGTTCCGCCGACGAAGCCAACATGCCCGCCATGTTCCGTTAGCTGATACTCAATATTAGACGGTAACTGCGACAGATCGGGAATCACCTCTGACGTCATGAAAGGATCGTCCTTCGCATGGATGATGAGCAGCGGTGTGCGAATCTGAGGCAACAGCGGCAGAGCGCTACAGCGTTGATAGTAGTCGGCGGCATCGCGGAAGCCGTGGATACGTGAAGTTATGACGTCATCAAACTCTCGCAGCTGGCGAATTCGCTTCAGCTGCGGCAGTTGAATCGGCAGCGTGTCCGGGTAGGCTGCCAGCTTGCGGCCGGCGTTTTGCTTCAGCAGGCGCAGCAGGTAATGCTGATAGACACGGGAGAAACCTTGTTCCATCCGACGGCTACAGGGTTCGAGCATCAATGGCGCAGACACAATGACGGCAGCGGACAGGGAGCAGGCTTCGCCCTGCTGGGCGAGCAGGTAGGCCAGCATGTTGCCGCCGAGAGACACGCCGATGGCGGCGGTAGGGGCCCCGCCCAACGTCTCCCGCATCCAGTGCAGAAAATAGCTGGCATCGCTGGTTTCGCCGGAATGATAAATGCGCTTCATCCGGTTGGGCTTACCGCTGCATCCGCGAAAATGCATGATGACGGCCAGCCAGCCGCGCTGTTTACAGGCATGCAGCAGGCCGTGGGCATAGGGGCTATGAAAGCTGCCTTCCAGCCCGTGAAACAGCACCACGCGCGGTTTGTGTCGCGCCTGCTCGGGCGCTTCGCTCCACGCCAGATCGACGAAATCACCGTCCGGTAACTCAAGCGGCTGCCAGACTGGCGAAAACTGCGCGTGACGGCGAATCAGACGCGGCAATAGCGTTTGCAGATGCGGGTTATGGGCGCCGCTCAGCGGACGAAACTGGTCATACATAAAGGATATAGAAATCTTGTTGTCGGCTCTTGTACGATCAATATCACACTGTTAGCTTCAATGCTGCCAGTTGGTACGATATTTGGGTCAGGAGCGCCCACAAATAATGGAACTGAGTTTATTTCTGTCGATGTTAGGCTTTTTGTGGGTGGCGGCCATCACGCCGGGGCCGAATAATATGCTGTTGACCACCTCGGGCGCGAATTTTGGCTTTATGCGTTCACTGTGGCTGATGGTTGGCATCATGCTGGGGATGCAGAGCATTTTGCTGCTGGTGGCATTCGGTGTCGGTGGTTTGATTCTGATTTACCCTTCGCTGCACTTTATCCTGAAAGTTCTCGGTAGCGCCTATCTGCTCTGGCTGGCGTGGAAAATCGCCACGGCGGCTTACGAACGGCTGGAAACGTCCGTTGCGCCGCCCCAGCCGATCCGGCTTTATCAAGGGTGGTTGCTGCAATTTCTGAACCCGAAAGCGTGGCTCATGGCGCTGGGGGCAGTTGCCAGCTTTAGCCTGGCGGGGGAAGGCTATAACCAGTCTGTGATCGCGATAAGCATCGGGATTGTGCTCGTCAATGTGGTGTCTGGCGTCATCTGGCTCGGATTCGGCACGATGATTGGGCGGCTGCTGCGCAGTAAAAAAGCGTGGATTATCTTTAATGTGTCAATGGGCCTGCTGACCGCCGCCTGCGTGCTGCTGATTTGGCATTAAGGCTTCGTTGATAACGTCGCGAGCGGTTTTCCGCTCGCGACTCTTTTCAGGCAACCAATATTAAAGCGAATCGCTCTGCATCATCTGCTCTAGCTGTTCCTGCGCATCTAGCCAGGACAGCTCCGTTTCTTCCAGCTCGATTTTGACTTTGGTTTGCTGTTGCAGGCAGTCGGTGAGTTCGGCCTTGCGGCTGATGTCATAGATTGCGCTGTCCGCCAGTCGGGCTTCAAGCGCTGCCAGCGTTTCTCCCAGCTTTTCCATCTGCTGTTCAAGCTTGGTGATTTGTTTACGCAGCGGCTGGGTTTGCGTTCTCAACTCAGCTTCACGACGTTTCTGATCTTTTCTGCCCTGTGCGCTGTTGGCTGCATTCTCTTTTGGCGCTTCAGTCGCCGCATTTTCCTGACGTTGCAGGCCGACCAGCCACTGTTGGTAGTCTTCCAAATCGCCATCGAACGGTTCTACTTTCTGGTCGTGTACCAGATAAAGATCGTCGGTGGTCGAACGGATCAGATGTCGATCGTGCGAAACGACAACCAGCGCGCCTTCAAAATCGATTAACGCTTCGGTCAATGCCTGACGCATATCCAGATCGAGGTGGTTGGTCGGTTCGTCGAGCAGCAGGAGATTCGGACGCTGCCAGACGATCAGCGCCAGCACCAGACGGGCTTTTTCGCCGCCGGAGAAGCGTTCGGTAATCTCCGTGACCTTATCGCCCTGAAAACCAAAGCCGCCGAGGTAGTCGCGCAGCTGCTGTTCCGTTTCCCGCTCTGCCAGACGCACCAGATGTTGCAAGGGAGACTCGTCCGCACGCAGAAACTCTAACTGGTGCTGGGCGAAGTAACCGAGCTTCACGCCTTTCGCCAGCCCGATTTCCCCTTGCCGCGGGGCAAGCGTGCCGGCAAGCAGTTTGATCAGCGTGGATTTACCCGCGCCGTTATGGCCGAGCAGCCCGATGCGGGAACCCGGTACTAAATTGAGTTTAATCGATTCCAGAATCAGCTTGTCGCCATAGCCTGCGCTGACCTTTTCCATCTTCATTAATGGATTGGGCAGCGATTCCGGGGCGCGAAAGCTGAAGCGGAAAGGGTTATCGACATGCGCTGGCGCAATCAGCTCCATGCGTTCCAGCATTTTTATCCGGCTTTGCGCCTGCTTGGCTTTGGTCGCTTTCGCGCGGAAGCGGTCAATATAGTGTTGCAGATGCGCGACGCGCTCCTGCTGATGTTCATAGAGCGACTGCTGCTGTGCAAGACGGGTGGCGCGCTGACGTTCAAACGAGGAGTAGTTACCCGTGTACTCATAGAGCGACTGCTGCTCGATGTGCAGAATTTTGGTCACGACCGGATCGAGGAAATCGCGGTCGTGCGAGATGAGTACCAGTGTGCCCGTGTAGTTTTTCAGCCATTTTTCCAGCCAGATGACCGCATCCAGATCGAGGTGGTTGGTTGGTTCATCCAGCAGCAGCAGGTCTGAACGACAGATCAGCGCCTGTGCCAGATTCAGACGCATCCGCCAGCCGCCGGAAAAGGCGCTGACAGGCTGCTGTAACTGTGACTGAGAAAACCCTAGCCCATTGAGCAGGCTTGATGCTCTGGCCTGAATCGTCCAGGCCTGAATCGCATCCAGCTTGCCGTGTAGCGTGGCAATGGCGTTGCCGTCGTTCTCTTCGTTGGCG encodes the following:
- the pelA gene encoding pectate lyase PelA, which produces MKYLLPSAAAGLLLLAAQPTMAANTGGYATTDGGDISGAVKKTARSLQEIVDIIEAAKKDSSGKAVKGGAYPLVITYNGNEDALIKAAEANICGQWSKDPRGVEIKEFTKGITILGTNGSSANFGIWIVNSSNVVVRNMRFGYMPGGAKDGDAIRIDNSPNVWIDHNEIFAKNFECAGTPDNDTTFESAVDIKKASTNVTVSYNYIHGVKKVGLSGSSNTDTGRNLTYHHNIYSDVNSRLPLQRGGQVHAYNNLYDGIKSSGFNVRQKGIALIESNWFENALNPVTARNDDSNFGTWELRNNNITSPSDFSKYNITWGKPSTPHINADDWKSTGKFPALPYSYSPVSAQCVKDKLASYAGVGKNLAVLTAANCK
- a CDS encoding aminodeoxychorismate synthase component II, which gives rise to MLLIIDNYDSFTYNLYQYFCELGAQVVVKRNDELTLREIEQLAPERLVISPGPCTPDEAGISLAAIRHFADKLPILGVCLGHQAMGQAFGARVVRARQVMHGKTSAIAHSDTGVFTGLAQPLTVTRYHSLIIDSASLPDCFEITAWSESEGKRDEIMGIRHRVLPLEGVQFHPESILSQQGHQLLDNFLKI
- the argD gene encoding bifunctional acetylornithine/succinyldiaminopimelate transaminase encodes the protein MAAEQKAVTRDTHDKVILPVYAPAKFVPVKGKGSRVWDQDGREYIDFSGGIAVTALGHCHPALVNALQQQGEKLWHTSNIFTNEPALRLASKLIDATFADRVFFVNSGAEANEAAFKLARHYAVKRHSPYKTKIIAFYNAFHGRTLFTVSVGGQPKYADGFGPKPADIVHVPFNDLAAVKAVMDDHTCAVVLEPIQGEGGITPATPEFLQGVRDLCDQHKALLVFDEVQSGMGRTGKLFSYMHYGITPDILTTAKALGGGFPISAMLTTEEIASVMTVGVHGTTYGGNPLACAVAEAALDIINTPEVLSGVANRHDRFVSELEKINQQYGVFEQVRGMGLLLGAELKPQWHGRAGEFLAAATAQGLMVLMAGPNVIRFVPSLIIDEDDIVQGMDKFAKAVAQVVNAAN
- the crp gene encoding cAMP-activated global transcriptional regulator CRP, which encodes MVLGKPQTDPTLEWFLSHCHIHKYPSKSTLIHQGEKAETLYYIVKGSVAVLIKDEEGKEMILSYLNQGDFIGELGLFEEGQERSAWVRAKTACEVAEISYKKFRQLIQVNPDILMRLSAQMASRLQVTSEKVGNLAFLDVTGRIAQTLLNLAKQPDAMTHPDGMQIKITRQEIGQIVGCSRETVGRILKMLEDQNLISAHGKTIVVYGTR
- a CDS encoding OsmC family protein; the encoded protein is MQARVKWVEGLTFLGESASGHQILMDGNSGDKAPSPMEMVLMSVGGCSAIDVVSILQKGRNDVADCEVKLTSERRSEAPRLFTHINLHFIVTGKGLTDKAVERAVALSAEKYCSVALMLGKAVEVTHSHEIRVLE
- a CDS encoding phosphoribulokinase, translated to MSHQHPIIAVTGSSGAGTTTTSLAFRKIFQQLDLRAAQLEGDSFHRYTRPEMDMAIRKARDLGRHISYFGPEANDFSLLEQSFIEYGLHGRGQTRKYLHTYDEAIPYNQVPGTFTPWEPMPEPTDILFYEGLHGGVVTDQNDVAQHVDLLVGVVPIVNLEWIQKLIRDVNERGHSREAVMDSVVRSMEDYITYITPQFSRTHINFQRVPTVDTSNPFAAKSIPSLDESFVVIHFQGLDNIDYPYLLAMLQGSFISHINTLVVPGGKMGLAMELIMAPLVQRLIEGKTIE
- a CDS encoding YheU family protein, with protein sequence MIIPWQQLDPETLDNIIESFVLREGTDYGEQERSLAQKVEDIRGQLQSGEVVLVWSELHETLNIMPRNQLNSGGHAPY
- a CDS encoding hydrolase; translation: MYDQFRPLSGAHNPHLQTLLPRLIRRHAQFSPVWQPLELPDGDFVDLAWSEAPEQARHKPRVVLFHGLEGSFHSPYAHGLLHACKQRGWLAVIMHFRGCSGKPNRMKRIYHSGETSDASYFLHWMRETLGGAPTAAIGVSLGGNMLAYLLAQQGEACSLSAAVIVSAPLMLEPCSRRMEQGFSRVYQHYLLRLLKQNAGRKLAAYPDTLPIQLPQLKRIRQLREFDDVITSRIHGFRDAADYYQRCSALPLLPQIRTPLLIIHAKDDPFMTSEVIPDLSQLPSNIEYQLTEHGGHVGFVGGTLLKPEMWLEQRIPNWLSPFLDHATDSSSGALLTQESFYSGTFYSGNIA
- a CDS encoding LysE family translocator, which gives rise to MELSLFLSMLGFLWVAAITPGPNNMLLTTSGANFGFMRSLWLMVGIMLGMQSILLLVAFGVGGLILIYPSLHFILKVLGSAYLLWLAWKIATAAYERLETSVAPPQPIRLYQGWLLQFLNPKAWLMALGAVASFSLAGEGYNQSVIAISIGIVLVNVVSGVIWLGFGTMIGRLLRSKKAWIIFNVSMGLLTAACVLLIWH
- a CDS encoding ABC transporter ATP-binding protein, whose translation is MIVFSSLQIRRGVRVLIDNATATVNPGQKVGLVGKNGCGKSTLLSLLKGEISADGGSATFPQNWSLAWVNQETPALDKPALDYVIDGDREFRQLEAALQTANEENDGNAIATLHGKLDAIQAWTIQARASSLLNGLGFSQSQLQQPVSAFSGGWRMRLNLAQALICRSDLLLLDEPTNHLDLDAVIWLEKWLKNYTGTLVLISHDRDFLDPVVTKILHIEQQSLYEYTGNYSSFERQRATRLAQQQSLYEHQQERVAHLQHYIDRFRAKATKAKQAQSRIKMLERMELIAPAHVDNPFRFSFRAPESLPNPLMKMEKVSAGYGDKLILESIKLNLVPGSRIGLLGHNGAGKSTLIKLLAGTLAPRQGEIGLAKGVKLGYFAQHQLEFLRADESPLQHLVRLAERETEQQLRDYLGGFGFQGDKVTEITERFSGGEKARLVLALIVWQRPNLLLLDEPTNHLDLDMRQALTEALIDFEGALVVVSHDRHLIRSTTDDLYLVHDQKVEPFDGDLEDYQQWLVGLQRQENAATEAPKENAANSAQGRKDQKRREAELRTQTQPLRKQITKLEQQMEKLGETLAALEARLADSAIYDISRKAELTDCLQQQTKVKIELEETELSWLDAQEQLEQMMQSDSL